Proteins encoded in a region of the Esox lucius isolate fEsoLuc1 chromosome 9, fEsoLuc1.pri, whole genome shotgun sequence genome:
- the LOC105007386 gene encoding endoplasmic reticulum resident protein 27: MSTDGIFHRLYATLPIGTRGNGHVASLHPRPPRREMQWGTRHTVNTTPEMLLFLLFSLVGTAALATDNGLPNLSDITAAEAFINASEVAVIGFFETPLEERFGYKEFVEAVKNVKPIPVALCSDKEAWARFSIVSDTIAIFRKADNHQENLQLSEAKKIEADGLARFITMNEIRYITEYNQVTAVGLFQSEVKTHLLLFINRGSADYESLKDKLAALAQEFVGKFLFVLIHGVKSNEKSLGYFGLTLRDLPRIGIYDSNSDMKWLMPEGEISTERVREFCQSFLEGDLKDVKQAGTLDPKTEL; the protein is encoded by the exons CTACCAATCGGCACCAGAGGAAACGGTCATGTGGCCTCTCtccacccccgccccccccgaAGAGAGATGCAGTGGGGTACACGACACACAG TCAATACAACCCCAGAGATGCTGTTGTTTCTTTTGTTCTCCCTTGTAGGCACAGCAGCCCTAGCCACAG ACAATGGCCTCCCTAATCTGAGTGATATCACTGCTGCCGAGGCCTTCATCAACGCCTCCGAGGTGGCCGTCATCGGCTTCTTCGAG ACTCCCTTGGAGGAAAGATTTGGCTATAAGGAGTTTGTGGAGGCCGTTAAGAATGTGAAGCCTATCCCTGTGGCACTATGCAGTGACAAGGAGGCATGGGCCAGGTTTAGCATTGTGTCCGACACCATCGCCATATTCAGAAAG gctGATAACCACCAAGAGAACCTTCAGCTGTCTGAAGCAAAAAAGATTGAGGCGGATGGCTTGGCTCGCTTTATCACCATGAACGAGATTCGTTACATCACCGAGTACAACCAAGTG ACAGCGGTGGGCCTGTTCCAGTCAGAGGTGAAGACGCACCTCCTGCTTTTCATCAACAGGGGGAGTGCTGACTATGAATCGCTCAAAGACAAATTAGCAGCACTTGCGCAGGAATTTGTTGGCAAG TTCCTGTTTGTGCTCATACACGGGGTAAAGTCCAATGAGAAATCTCTGGGCTACTTTGGCCTGACTTTACGGGACCTTCCCCGCATTGGCATCTATGACTCCAATTCGGACATGAAGTGGCTAATGCCTGAAGGAGAGATCTCAACTGAGCGTGTGCGAGAATTCTGCCAGTCCTTCCTAGAAGGAGATCTTAAG GATGTAAAACAGGCGGGAACACTTGATCCTAAAACAGAGCTGTGA
- the LOC105007389 gene encoding proteoglycan 4, producing MRIMAVPFGFLLRVSWICCLLIGGIICFPEAEGDRSGYPAQAAPGYYDSWLGYNQAPDSEQLPAPIPMEWLDEELLPQKKPSVVWKLWNPAQMPHPQKQQAAMYQQVWRPTQKPQRMQPVDVLPADILKQVWRPFQMSQKPMLSTDLLEKQPVNMPQWPKQVWHSAEMFEKPVQLTDMPQQVWHPVQKPSYTHTKKQPTDMPAMMPHQIWRPATQPKNPQEIWRPARVPYQQKEASIVPQQQPTNTPQWPMHVWHSAQIRVESLPPTGVESLPPTGVESLPPTGVESLPPTGVEPLPPTGVEPLPPTGVEPLPPTGVEPLPPTGVEPLPPTGVEPLPPTGVEPLPPTGVEPLPPTGVEPLPPTGVEPLPPTGVEPLPPTGVEPTMMPHHMGHPATPPKNPPQIWRPARVLYQQKEATIVPQQQPTNIPQEPKQVWHSGQIRVEPLPPTGVELLQPAMIPHHIWPPATPPKNPPQIWRPARLQKEETNVPQRPKQPATIPHQPHLWHPVQMHEEQNRSTAMPQQVWQPLALPKQPPQMWRPVRLPDLKKQVTNVPQQQKQPVIDSQQPQHVWHPVETPKEQNQLANVAQRMWRPARLPDLKKQVTDVPQQPKQPVIDSQQPQHVRHPVETPKEQNQLANVAQRMWRPARLPDLKKQVTDVPQQPKQPVIDSQQPQHVWHPVETPKEQNQLANNAQRMWRPARLPDLHKQATNLSPQPATMPQQVWRPVQMPQEQNRLTAMRQHVLPLALPDQPQQMWHPARMAMQQAQPATLPQQQAQPWQSVVPMYSYSSKSRYENGKTVFSQTRYSPKKTMSFDRSNAEGYSNEPRIYPQAESPPPVWHPAQVSPQQRQPSIKEFSRKN from the exons ATGAGAATAATGGCTGTGCCTTTTGGATTCTTACTAAG GGTTTCTTGGATATGTTGCCTGCTAATTGGAGGGATAATCTGTTTTCCTGAAGCAGAAG GTGATAGATCTGGATATCCGGCCCAAGCTGCACCAGGCTACTATGACTCCTGGCTAGGATACAATCAAGCTCCTGACTCTGAGCAGCTTCCAGCCCCTATACCCATGGAATGGCTGGATGAGGAGCTTTTGCCGCAAAAAAAACCAAGTGTTGTGTGGAAGTTATGGAATCCGGCTCAAATGCCTCATCCGCAAAAGCAACAGGCCGCCATGTATCAGCAAGTATGGCGTCCAACGCAAAAACCTCAGCGGATGCAACCAGTTGATGTGCTGCCAGCTGACATTCTTAAGCAAGTCTGGCGTCCATTTCAAATGTCTCAAAAGCCAATGCTATCAACTGATTTGCTAGAAAAGCAACCAGTCAATATGCCACAGTGGCCTAAGCAAGTCTGGCATTCGGCTGAAATGTTTGAAAAGCCAGTGCAACTGACTGACATGCCTCAGCAAGTATGGCATCCAGTTCAGAAGCCATCATACACTCATACAAAAAAGCAACCAACTGACATGCCTGCCATGATGCCACACCAAATATGGCGTCCAGCGACCCAACCCAAGAATCCTCAGGAAATATGGCGTCCAGCTCGAGTGCCTTATCAGCAGAAGGAAGCCTCCATTGTCCCACAGCAGCAACCAACCAATACACCCCAGTGGCCTATGCATGTCTGGCATTCAGCTCAAATACGTGTGGAGTCGTTGCCCCCAACTGGTGTGGAGTCGTTGCCCCCAACTGGTGTGGAGTCGTTGCCCCCAACTGGTGTGGAGTCGTTGCCCCCAACTGGTGTGGAGCCGTTGCCCCCAACTGGTGTGGAGCCGTTGCCCCCAACTGGTGTGGAGCCGTTGCCCCCAACTGGTGTGGAGCCGTTGCCCCCAACTGGTGTGGAGCCGTTGCCCCCAACTGGTGTGGAGCCGTTGCCCCCAACTGGTGTGGAGCCGTTGCCCCCAACTGGTGTGGAGCCGTTGCCCCCAACTGGTGTGGAGCCGTTGCCCCCAACTGGTGTGGAGCCGTTGCCCCCAACTGGTGTGGAGCCGTTGCCCCCAACTGGTGTGGAGCCAACTATGATGCCACATCACATGGGGCATCCAGCTACTCCACCCAAGAATCCTCCGCAGATATGGCGTCCAGCTCGAGTGCTTTATCAGCAGAAGGAAGCTACCATTGTGCCACAACAGCAACCAACCAATATCCCCCAGGAGCCTAAGCAAGTGTGGCATTCCGGTCAAATACGTGTGGAGCCATTGCCCCCAACTGGTGTGGAGCTGTTGCAGCCAGCCATGATCCCACATCACATATGGCCTCCAGCTACTCCACCCAAGAACCCTCCACAGATATGGCGGCCAGCTCGATTGCAGAAGGAAGAGACCAATGTGCCTCAGCGACCAAAGCAACCGGCCACCATACCCCACCAGCCTCATCTCTGGCATCCAGTTCAAATGCATGAGGAGCAGAATCGATCGACTGCTATGCCTCAGCAAGTGTGGCAGCCACTTGCCCTACCCAAGCAGCCTCCGCAAATGTGGCGTCCGGTTCGATTACCTGACCTGAAGAAGCAAGTGACCAATGTGCCTCAGCAACAGAAACAACCAGTCATCGATTCCCAGCAGCCTCAGCATGTCTGGCATCCAGTTGAAACGCCTAAGGAGCAGAATCAACTTGCTAATGTTGCACAGCGGATGTGGCGTCCGGCTCGATTGCCTGACCTGAAGAAGCAAGTGACCGATGTGCCTCAGCAACCGAAACAACCAGTCATCGATTCCCAGCAGCCTCAGCATGTCCGGCATCCAGTTGAAACGCCTAAGGAGCAGAATCAACTTGCTAATGTTGCACAGCGGATGTGGCGTCCGGCTCGATTGCCTGACCTGAAGAAGCAAGTGACCGATGTGCCTCAGCAACCGAAACAACCAGTCATCGATTCCCAGCAGCCTCAGCATGTCTGGCATCCAGTTGAAACGCCTAAGGAGCAGAATCAACTTGCTAACAACGCACAGCGGATGTGGCGTCCAGCTCGATTGCCTGATCTGCATAAGCAAGCGACCAACCTGTCACCGCAACCAGCCACCATGCCTCAGCAAGTCTGGCGTCCGGTACAAATGCCTCAGGAGCAGAATCGACTGACTGCCATGCGTCAGCATGTGCTGCCACTTGCCCTCCCCGACCAGCCCCAGCAAATGTGGCATCCAGCTCGAATGGCCATGCAGCAGGCACAACCGGCCACCCTGCCTCAGCAGCAGGCACAACCATGGCAGTCAGTTGTACCAATGTATTCTTACAGTTCTAAATCGAGGTACGAGAATGGCAAAACTGTCTTCTCCCAAACACGCTATTCTCCCAAGAAGACTATGTCCTTTGACCGAAGTAATGCAGAGGGATACAGCAATGAACCAAGAATTTACCCACAAGCTGAAAGCCCTCCGCCGGTGTGGCATCCAGCTCAAGTGTCCCCGCAGCAGAGGCAACCGTCCATAAAGGAGTTTTCAAG GAAAAACTAA